In Sander vitreus isolate 19-12246 chromosome 7, sanVit1, whole genome shotgun sequence, a genomic segment contains:
- the LOC144521394 gene encoding uncharacterized protein LOC144521394 produces MDILANFLGHDIRVHRQYYRLPEGTMQLAKVSKVLIALEQGQLSDFKGMSLDQIQIDPEEEVPEAMESDLSETEAQESSFSSRSSGSSRSKKRQPMTDESDEDIAPTGSSTPKRRMQAVETGIFTH; encoded by the exons ATGGACATACTTGCAAATTTTCTTGGCCATGACATCCGGGTCCATAGGCAGTACTATAGACTACCTGAAGGAACAATGCAGCTGGCTAAAGTCAGCAAAGTGCTGATTGCCCTAGAACAGGGCCAACTGTCAGACTTCAAGGGAATGAGCCTGGACCAAATCCAAATCGATCCTGAAG AGGAAGTGCCAGAGGCTATGGAAAGCGATCTCTCTGAGACAGAGGCACAAGAGTCATCTTTCAGCTCTAGGTCATCAG GCTCTTCAAGATCTAAAAAAAGACAGCCAATGACTGATGAGTCTGATGAGGACATTGCACCCACAG GATCTTCAACACCTAAGAGAAGAATGCAAGCTGTTGAAACCGGTATTTTTACACACTAA